ATTTTTTTATCACTTCTGGAGATACTATGTCAATGATATTTTTATTTGTTAATCTTTTGCAGGTCATGTTTAGTACAGATGGATATGCTTTTCCAGAGACGTACTATCTAGGTACAATTGTCTGTCATAGATATTTTATAAGATGGTCAAAGATATCATCTGTACCTAGATAATcaaaacaaactcaacaataataGAAAATTTGTTCCTTCTAGTACATATATATGCTCATTAAAATGTGTAGTGCATACAAGGAAAGTTACCCTAGAGCACAGAGAGCTTCCAGAGCGTGGTGCAGTAATTGATTTTATGCGATAATTTATAGTTTGTGCTGATATACAGGTGCAAGAAGGGCACGCGATGTTGTTTACCGTGTCCTATCAGCTGCGTGCGAAGATGGCGATCTTAGCATTCAGGAAGCTATTGATGCAGTTGAGGACATCTTTAGAAGAAATGCATTGGATCTGTACAAGTTGAACGTTGCCAATGGGTCAATCCATCGGAAAACTACGATAATTGATAGTAGGATATCGACATCCTGTGTTGAGCAAGAAGTGCTCTTTGTTCGGATTGTCTGGAATGATGCTTCAGGTCAACATAGATGCCGTGTAAGCACATCTTTCCAAGCACATGCTGCATTGTTAACATGATGTAATGTCATTTTGTCACTGATCATTTCTCATTCTTTTATGGACAAAAAGTTATCTGCTATCAATTTTCTCAAATTATAAACTACTAAGTAGACCCAATGGTTAGCATGAACatttcaagatcgcctacaagttGTTCCATTCCAATAGACGGGCAATATAGTACTTATGAAACAACTGAATAATTGCATGATATAGCATGTGCGCGCTTGTAACTTTGTGTAGACGATCAACTTACTTACCTGAGCATGCCACTTATCTTAGAGTTGCTAATATCACAACAAACTTGAGAAATAGAACTTCACTTTCAGGTTGTTCCAGCTGGAAGATTTTACGAGATTGCAAAGAATAAGGGTGTTGGCCTGACTTTTGCATCAATGGGAATGACTTCCTTTTGTGATGGTCCAGCTGATGGGACAAACCTTACTGGTGTAGGCGAGATCAGGCTTATGCCAGATATGTCAACTATTTTGAGGCTCCCATGGTAAACCTAATTCATTTAACGTCTTTTCACTACTTCTTTCTATTGAATCATCTCTTACACTTCACTTACTCACTGTTTTCGCTTTGGTCTTGGATTTTTTTGTTTCTCTCTGGCACATCCACCCACACCAAAGTCATATGTAGATTAATAATATTCGTTATGTATACAAAAAAATTAATTCATGATGGTTCTATTAGTACTGAGTAGCTACTTACTGTTGTATTATTAAATATAAATTTGAGTTCCGATAACCTTAGAAGTATTCTATTTGAATAGTTTCTTGTTTGTGGACAATAGATTCTGCGAACTTATTAAGGCACCATTAAACTAATGGTAGTTCACTCCGTTTGTAAGGTCAAGACGTGAGGAAATGGTGATGGCTGACATGCAAATAAGGCCAGGAGAAGCCTGGGAATACTGTCCTAGGTATGCTTTAAGAAAAGTCACAAAAGTTCTGCTGGATGAATTCAATGTGGTAAGAACAAGCCCATACTTTTTCTTACATAACTTTGTGAAGACAATTTTTCGGCTTGTGAGTTCCTCAGGTGCATTTATTTTTGTATTTATGCTTTGTTGTTTGTTCCTTGTAGACAATGAAGGCAGGTTTCGAGAATGAATTTTATCTCCGCAGAAAATTAGTAAGGTACCTTTCCCCGAGGACCCCGACTCTGAGTATAATATATGATATTAAAGGCTGTGTATTCTTTATGTGACCCAAATCTAAAAAAAAAATCTGCAGTGAGGGACATGAGCATTGGGTTCCATATGATAATAGCAGTTACTGCTCAACTTCATCTTTTGACGGTGCCTCATCTATACTACAAGAAGTATATTCTTCTCTTGAAGAGGCAGACATTGTAGTCGAGCAGGTATGGAGTCATTTTACTGCCAAAAAGATGTCAATACTCCTGATGTTTGATATTAAATTGTTTGCCTTTTGATTATATGTCATGGTTTAGTGATTTGTTTTTTCCTGTGTTTACATCTACTTTTATctccaaataaaataaaataaaagctgCATGCTGAAGCTGGAAAAGGGCAGTTCGAGGTAGCCTTGAAGTATGTGCTGTGCACTCTTGCAGCTGACAATCTGATATATGCTCGTGAGATTATTAAATCAGTTGCTCGAAAGCACAAGTTGATAGCAACGTTTCTTCCAAAGTAAGTTAATGGATGAACATATCATATTCAATTGCCATCTCGTTTCAATTTTATACTATCTGCATACAAGTCATGTTCATGGAGAGTGGAGACCAACACCTTTCGATAACAGTTTGTGATCATAAGTGAAAGAACTGTTAAGGAGATGTTAGCTGATTCTCTTAGCACATCAAACAACATATCTGTCTACCACTTTTCTTTATTGTCAGTAGCAAGTTCTTAACTATGGATACTATCGTGTAAACTGTTTTTGTATTATCAGAAAATCAGAAATGAACACTAAGCAGTGTTGCCAGGTAAGATCACTAGCTTGTAAAAGAATTATAATTTATTTAAAAGATGAACATAATCGAAATGAGCAACAGTTGATCAAACTATGCTACTGCTACCCAAATGTTAAAGCCTGACACGAAATGTAAATATTGGGTTTTTAGCAATACCGAGCCACCAATTATGCGTGGTTTGAAAGAAAAACGTCAATCATGTGAAACTTACCTTTCTGGTACCTGATGCTTTGTTCTGATGGACACAGACCTGACCTGAATGATATTGGATCTGGTTCCCATGTGCATCTGAGTTTATGGAAGAATGATCAGAATGTTTTTATGGGATCAAATGAATACAATTACTATGGAATGTCAAATGTTGGAGAACAGTTCCTTGCTGGAGTATATCATCATCTTCCATCAATCTTGGCGTTTACAGCTCCTCACCCTAACAGGTAATATCTTCCAGCGAAGTAAGAATGCATCTTTATTATTGATAGCTAAATTTGATATTTGTTTCTTGCATAAGATTCTTGATGCTACAGGGTGTCAATTCTTTATACTGCTTAGGATTTAGATAAAATGTCGAACACTGCAGCATCCATTCTAATAATCAATGGCTTCTCTGTGTGTAGCTACGATCGGATTCAGCCAAATACATGGAGTGGAGCCTATCTATGCTGGGGGAAAGAAAATCGGGAGGCTCCATTGAGAACCGCATGCCCACCTGGTGTGCCTCTCGATATGGTCagcaactttgaaattaaatcatTTGATGGGTGCGCAAATCCGCACTTGGGACTTGCTGCTATTGTTGCTGCTGGAATTGATGGGCTCAGGAGAGGCCTTAAGTTGCCTGAACCAATTGGTATGAACATTTTTCTTTGTCTGACCTTTTTGTCTTGCTCTTGGAGCATTATTACTGATatttggcctgctactatgttgtctgAAAATGCGCCTAGAAACATATTGAGCATGTTATGTGATCCATACAAGTTCGTGTGCAGCGTTATAGAAATTTAGTACTACATTATATGTCTGGAATTAGTTTTTTTATATGTCTGGAACTGTATTCTTTGTTGTAGAGTAGCTTTTGGCATCATCGAGGAGTGTCTGATGTAATAATGTGCTGCCCTACGTCCCTTGCAGAATCAAATCCTGCAGATTATGCTTCCAAACTCAAAAGGCTACCACAGGACTTGCTGGAATCTGTTGAATCACTTGCTGCAGACAAAACTTTGCATGAACTAATCGGTGATAAGCTTATCACAGCCATTATAGCTATACGAAAGGTTCGTGCTAAGTAATGTCATTCACATTATAAAACTCTATACAATTCTCAAAACACAATCAGGAGTATCAATTGCTTTCTTTTTGTGAAAAGAAAACAATAATTTGGATTAGTAATTACAAAGAGGTCACTCATGAATATCATTTGCTTATGTATGTAAAGGGGCACGTGTGCCGTGTGCCTAACTTTTCTGCCATATTTGAATATATTTTTTCAGGCTGAGATTGATCACTACTCGAAGAATCCAGGGGCATTCGGAGATCTCATTCACCGCTACTAAGACGAAATGCTTGTTTCAAGACCTCATTTTTTATCACTGAAATGTTATGCCAACGAATGATGTTGTCCCGGTGCTGATTCTTATGAGTGAACTTGAAAGTTCTCCGTGTTTTTTTCAGTTAATAATAATAAAGTGTTCCTAAGATTCAATATATGACAGTCAGCAAATTCTTTCCctcgcaaaaaaatccaaaagaaaaaataaagtaGTTCTGTTTGTCACTTACCTGCACCCTGAAAATTACATATAAATCAACAGGCTATGTCTCATGTTGTCTGTGGACATATATTTTAATAAACAATAATGGCATATATAAAAAACAATAATGGCATATTCACAGGTAAATAAAAAGTTGATGTTTGCCCTTTTGGTCTTTTTTCTGAAACCTTCTTTCCCCAAAATAAATCTAGATGAATTTACTTACTCTATTGAAAATCCAAAAGACTGATTCCATTAAGGAACCCGTGGAACTACCCATTCCACTAAAAAGACATGGTGGAAGATGTTGAGAACCCACAGCTGTGCAGAGCCCGGCACAGTAACATATGTGGAATCGAAGATAACAAACAAGAATCTGATATCAATTTGCTGTAGAATTCAGTGAAGTAATGCTTCCATTTTCATGACGATGTGAACTCCTGACTAGAAAACGTTGACCTCTTCGGCATCTGTGGCTGAGCCCTGAGAACGGTTCTTGCGTCATCCAGGTGTGGCCGTCAAGGGCTACGCTCCGTGGTTATCTTCGTTGGTTCTTCAGTAATTACAGAAGAAAACATGCTCTGTGGTTATCCTCGTTGGTTCTTCAGTAATTACAGAAGAAAACATGATATTTACACTCGTTGGTTCTTCAGTAATTGTGGCGGAATACTCAGAAAGCTTCTCAAATCACTCAGGAGTGTCTGCTCTGTGGTTATCCATGTGTACTACCAAATATGAAAGAGCGAAACACTTCTGAAGTTAAGAAGAAAAGATCTGGCTCATCGCAGGCGAAAGCATTTTTTATGGATCTTTAAAACATTGATACTGAGGGAAAGCATTTTGGGCAAATGGCACAAACTGTAGCTTAATGTGTTGCTTCTCGGTTTTTTGACTTTGATATTTTCTTGGTTCAGCATATGCCTTCTATGTTTGCGTCCTACTGCACCGACACGGAGGGCAGAATTTCTGCCTTGTTTCGAAACAAAGAAAAACCTCACAGGTGTGACTACTAAATTtgtacaacacacacacacacacacacacaaataatAGATACAACAAGAATGGACATGGCATTCCCTTTGTACAAACGAATTTTAATCAGTCTTCAAAACTTTACAAACTTCAATCCCCTATTTCCCCACCTTCTCTACTCACAGATTGTTTAGACACAACTCATGTACAACAAGAAACGCAACAACAGCTACAGCTTGGGTATCACGAACTTGCCTGGTGATGCGATGACCACGGATAGCAAGATCAATCATGGGGCATGGGTCTACTGACAGCATTTACCACCATACTTTGCATGACTTTCCTGCTGCTGTTTCAGAATGTTCCTCTTGACAACCGACGATGAGCCTTCCTCTAAGAGACTTGGAACCTCAAGGATCTGCAAGACGACAATTTTTCAAAGTTGCTGTTTATGATGCATATATTCTAGGGGCTTGCCTACTAGCAGAAAAAACAAAAACTGAAAATGCAACCTACTTCAGTTATGTTCCCATGTTTTGCATCTTGTTAATTGCATAGTAGATTTAATAATCTAAGGTTGTCGAGGCGCAGTATCTCTAGAGTCTTTACCTTTAGCACGAGTTCTTCAAAACAATTCTCAACATTTTCTCGTGTTTTTGCACTGCTTTCAAGAAACAGACATCCTGATTCTTGTGCAAAGGCAAGACCCTCTTCTCTTGTGACCGTTCTCTCATCATCCTGCGAGATGGGATCATAAAAATTAGAACTAAGAACTGCACCTGTGTCCACCTGACCCATCAGTAACTTTCAGAACTGATAGAAAGTTAAACGAAAAAAAAATTGATAGAAAGTTACCCGATAGGTGTAAATGCGCTAGTAAATAGTTTGTGTATAAGAATTTTTTTTAAGAATGTTACCACAATATATTCAGGAAAATAACAATTTATGTTTGCAAAAAAGATGGTACCTTGTCAACTTTGTTTCCAACAAGCATTTTTATGCAGTCTTTGTTTGATGAGTTTAAGTCTATCTCCTTAGTCCATACATCACCCAAATTTGTGAAGCTCTCTCTCTTCGCTACATCATATACTATGAGTGAAATACAAGATATTATTAGACCTTAATCTACTTTTCAGTatgaaaaaataaaacaaaaaggaccatatgtggatatattctcaAGATAATTCACCACTACAAGTTATCATAGAGTATTTGCATTCTCAACCTATGCAcacgttttcatattcgtcgtgaCCAGATGAGTAGTAGGTATGTGATCATTCTAAATTTTGATCAACGGTTCAACTACATATCTAATTCGTACTGTGATGATAACATGAGCAAATAAGATACTCTCGACTAAAAAGATTGTCCATGTTATACAGAAAGAGCATCCACCAGATGAATAAAAAAATCTTCTGTTTGATGAAAGGGTACATCATTGTGCTAACTAAATTATGATAATTTCATGCACTGCAAATAATACTGTTGATGGAAGTCGTCAAGGGAAGAGAGGTTCAGATCAATCCGCATAGTTCTATTGCATATCTCGAATGTGTGATATTCAGGTGAGAAATTTGACGTTGGGTTAGGACAACAGAATGTGTAAGTCAAAACAACTTAGACATTATTATTACCTAGAATAATTCCTTGAGCACCTCTGTAGTAAGAACTAGTGATTGTCCTAAACCTCTCCTGGCCAGCTGCAAAATAACAGAAAATGACTTTCAGAAGATTTAAACTACACACCATGACATGATTCACCTTGTTTACAAATACCAAATATACTTTCTAGTAGTAGTGCAGTCGTGAAGATGGGTAAAATGGTGTAGCGCTGGATGATATTAGGACAGAGGACTGGAGTGAGGTTATAAACATGGAATATTGGAACCTCTGATGGAAATGATGTTGTGGCACAAGGGGGATAACATGAAGGGTGTACTCAAATAATTTAAACAGAAAGCACAAAGTGAGGTTACAAATCTGTGAACTAGAACGTCCACTAACAATGATGATG
This Lolium perenne isolate Kyuss_39 chromosome 1, Kyuss_2.0, whole genome shotgun sequence DNA region includes the following protein-coding sequences:
- the LOC127299176 gene encoding protein fluG isoform X1, translated to MEPKYAALRRAVDETAAVDAHAHNLVAVAAASSFPFLRCFSEADGDALAFAPHSLSFKRSLKDIAELYNCEASLDKVEEFRKAQGLPSISSKCFQAANISAILMDDGIEFDRMLELESHKEFVPTVGRVLRIEWLAETIINDDSFSGSSWTLDSFTETFLSKLKSVANEIVGLKSIAAYRSGLDIDPCVSKTDAEDGLRKELAGRRPFRITNKSLIDYLFTCSLEIAVQFHLPMQIHTGFGDKDLDLRKCNPLHLRGVLEDERFAKCQLVLLHASYPFSKEASYLASVYSQVYLDFGLAIPKLSVQGMTSSLKELLELAPIKKVMFSTDGYAFPETYYLGARRARDVVYRVLSAACEDGDLSIQEAIDAVEDIFRRNALDLYKLNVANGSIHRKTTIIDSRISTSCVEQEVLFVRIVWNDASGQHRCRVVPAGRFYEIAKNKGVGLTFASMGMTSFCDGPADGTNLTGVGEIRLMPDMSTILRLPWSRREEMVMADMQIRPGEAWEYCPRYALRKVTKVLLDEFNVTMKAGFENEFYLRRKLVSEGHEHWVPYDNSSYCSTSSFDGASSILQEVYSSLEEADIVVEQLHAEAGKGQFEVALKYVLCTLAADNLIYAREIIKSVARKHKLIATFLPKPDLNDIGSGSHVHLSLWKNDQNVFMGSNEYNYYGMSNVGEQFLAGVYHHLPSILAFTAPHPNSYDRIQPNTWSGAYLCWGKENREAPLRTACPPGVPLDMVSNFEIKSFDGCANPHLGLAAIVAAGIDGLRRGLKLPEPIESNPADYASKLKRLPQDLLESVESLAADKTLHELIGDKLITAIIAIRKAEIDHYSKNPGAFGDLIHRY
- the LOC127299176 gene encoding uncharacterized protein isoform X2, giving the protein MSIMQRGNFALRRSYFLFLESEELYLDPNPTDSSSWFASCLQCTTKVVRSRDIKRSLKDIAELYNCEASLDKVEEFRKAQGLPSISSKCFQAANISAILMDDGIEFDRMLELESHKEFVPTVGRVLRIEWLAETIINDDSFSGSSWTLDSFTETFLSKLKSVANEIVGLKSIAAYRSGLDIDPCVSKTDAEDGLRKELAGRRPFRITNKSLIDYLFTCSLEIAVQFHLPMQIHTGFGDKDLDLRKCNPLHLRGVLEDERFAKCQLVLLHASYPFSKEASYLASVYSQVYLDFGLAIPKLSVQGMTSSLKELLELAPIKKVMFSTDGYAFPETYYLGARRARDVVYRVLSAACEDGDLSIQEAIDAVEDIFRRNALDLYKLNVANGSIHRKTTIIDSRISTSCVEQEVLFVRIVWNDASGQHRCRVVPAGRFYEIAKNKGVGLTFASMGMTSFCDGPADGTNLTGVGEIRLMPDMSTILRLPWSRREEMVMADMQIRPGEAWEYCPRYALRKVTKVLLDEFNVTMKAGFENEFYLRRKLVSEGHEHWVPYDNSSYCSTSSFDGASSILQEVYSSLEEADIVVEQLHAEAGKGQFEVALKYVLCTLAADNLIYAREIIKSVARKHKLIATFLPKPDLNDIGSGSHVHLSLWKNDQNVFMGSNEYNYYGMSNVGEQFLAGVYHHLPSILAFTAPHPNSYDRIQPNTWSGAYLCWGKENREAPLRTACPPGVPLDMVSNFEIKSFDGCANPHLGLAAIVAAGIDGLRRGLKLPEPIESNPADYASKLKRLPQDLLESVESLAADKTLHELIGDKLITAIIAIRKAEIDHYSKNPGAFGDLIHRY